The Priestia megaterium NBRC 15308 = ATCC 14581 region TTATTAATGAAGGCATCAGCCCAAGAGATCAGTAGACAAGGTGGCGTGCCCTTCGCAGGGTTCGTAAGCGATCCATGTGATGGGCGCTCCCAAGGAACTGCTGGTATGTTTGATTCCCTTCCTTTTCGAAATGATGCGGCTATAGTTTATCGAAGATTAATTCGCTCACTGCCTACTCGCAGGGCAGTTATTGGAGTAGCTACATGTGATAAAGGTCTTCCAGCAATGATGATAGCTCTGGCATCAATGCATGACTTGCCAACTATCATTGTCCCTGGAGGTGTTACTCTTCCACCTACAAATGGAGAAGATGCAGGAAAGATTCAAACAATTGGGGCAAGATACGCAAACAACGAAATTACTTTGCAAGAAGCTGCTGACCTTGGATGTCGTGCTTGTGCTACACCGGGAGGAGGATGCCAATTTCTTGGGACAGCTGGTACCTCTCAAGTTGTTGCGGAAGCTGTTGGAATGGCTTTACCCCACTCAGCACTAGCACCTTCAGGCCAGTCAGTATGGATGGAGATGGCTAAGCAATCAGCACGTGCAGCTTTAGAAATGGAGAAGAAAAAGATTTTCACCAAAGATATAATTACAGATAAAGCTATAGAGAATGCTATGGTCCTTCATGCAGCTTTCGGGGGTTCAACAAATTTATTACTTCATATTCCAGCAATTGCTCATGCAGCTAATTGTAAGATACCTACCGTTGAAGATTGGACTAGAATCAATAAAAAAGTTCCTCGTTTGGTCGATGTACTACCAAACGGTCCTGTAGGCCATACAACTGTTAAGGTATTCTTAGCAGGTGGAGTACCGGAGGTGATGCTTCATTTGAGAAAATTAGGTGTTTTGCATGAAGATGTACTAACAGTTACTGGAGAAACTCTTGGTTCAAACCTCGATTGGTGGGAAAAATCAGAAAGACGTGCAATTATGAAAAAACAATTGTTAGAAGCTGATGGAATCAATCCTGATGATATTATTATGGATCCAGCCAAAGCAAAAGAAAAAGGTCTAACTTCCACAGTTACATTCCCGAAAGGAAATATTGCCCCTGAAGGATCAGTAATTAAATCAACTTCTATTGATCCATCTGTGGTAGGAGAAGATGGGGTATATCGCCATATAGGAAAAGCAAAGGTCTTTACTTCAGAAAAAGCAGCCATAAAATCGATTAAAACAGGAGGCATAGAAGCAGGAGATATAATGGTGGTTATGGGCGGTGGTCCTTCAGGAACCGGAATGGAGGAAACATATCAATTAACATCGGCACTAAAACATTTGTCTTTTGGAAAACATGTCTCCTTACTTACAGACGCGCGTTTCTCTGGTGTCTCTACTGGTGCATGTATCGGACATATTGGACCTGAGGCATTAGCTGGGGGACCAATTGGAAAATTGCGTGATGGAGACATAATTGAAATCATTATTGACCGTAATCAATTAGTGGGTTCAGTTAATTTTGTTGGAACAGAGAATACGAGACTTTCTTTAGAAAAAGCAACTAAAGTCCTGCAAGAACGTGACCTTCATCCAGAACTAAAACCGGATCCGGGTCTTCCAGATGATACTCGTTTGTGGGCTGCGCTTCAATCGGTTAGTGGAGGAACGTGGCGTGGAAATATCTATGACACAGATCGAATTATTGAGGTTCTAAAAGCAGGCGTAGAAGCATTAGACAAAGAAAAAACATTAGTACAGAATTAACCTATTAATATTAATTTAATTTAGGGACTTAATTGAAAGCGTTTACCAAAGGGCGTTTTTTCGAATAATTGTACTTTATGACTAGTAAACAAAATAGCATAAGCGTCCTAGAGTTACTTACTAATTAAAATATAAAGTTAGTGTTTCAATAAGTGGAGCAAGTAAAAATATTTTAATTATTTTTTGGAGGTATATCATGCCATTATTTATAGTAGCGATTGGGATTATTCTGTTGCTAATTTTGATTACTGGATTTAAATTAAATACATTTGTTTCATTGATAATTGTATCTTTTGTTGTATCTTTAGCACTTGGAATGCCTATGGAAAAGGTTGTCACATCCATTGAAGCTGGATTAGGAGGTACACTTGGTCATATAGCTTTAATATTTGGGCTTGGTGCAATGCTTGGGAGATTAATTGCTGACGCAGGGGGAGCTCAGCGTATCGCCATGACTCTAATTAACAA contains the following coding sequences:
- a CDS encoding YjhG/YagF family D-xylonate dehydratase; protein product: MSLQSIFGEEDVSLYKIQTHAKGADGSLPLTPEMLLDSPSGDLFGLSQNVGMGWAPSNLLGKQVLILGTQGGIRNHDGTPIALGYHTGHWEIGLLMKASAQEISRQGGVPFAGFVSDPCDGRSQGTAGMFDSLPFRNDAAIVYRRLIRSLPTRRAVIGVATCDKGLPAMMIALASMHDLPTIIVPGGVTLPPTNGEDAGKIQTIGARYANNEITLQEAADLGCRACATPGGGCQFLGTAGTSQVVAEAVGMALPHSALAPSGQSVWMEMAKQSARAALEMEKKKIFTKDIITDKAIENAMVLHAAFGGSTNLLLHIPAIAHAANCKIPTVEDWTRINKKVPRLVDVLPNGPVGHTTVKVFLAGGVPEVMLHLRKLGVLHEDVLTVTGETLGSNLDWWEKSERRAIMKKQLLEADGINPDDIIMDPAKAKEKGLTSTVTFPKGNIAPEGSVIKSTSIDPSVVGEDGVYRHIGKAKVFTSEKAAIKSIKTGGIEAGDIMVVMGGGPSGTGMEETYQLTSALKHLSFGKHVSLLTDARFSGVSTGACIGHIGPEALAGGPIGKLRDGDIIEIIIDRNQLVGSVNFVGTENTRLSLEKATKVLQERDLHPELKPDPGLPDDTRLWAALQSVSGGTWRGNIYDTDRIIEVLKAGVEALDKEKTLVQN